Below is a genomic region from Chloroflexota bacterium.
AAGCGAGACGAGGTCTTCCTCGGCATCTGGTCGGTGAGAGACTTGCTCGCCCACCTCGCCGGCTGGGATTTCACCAACCTGCAGGCGGCGCAGGAGATCCTCGCTGGCCGCCTCCCCGCTTTCTACGCCCGATACGACCACGATTGGCAAACCTACAACGCAGAATTGGTCTCTATGTACAAGAGGGACGACTTCGCCAGCCTTCTCGCCCTGGTGAAGGGCTCTCACCGCAGACTCATAGAATTCCTGCAGACCATCCCCGCCGATGAATTCGAGAGGAAACGGGGGCTGCGTTGGCAGGGACACGAGGTAACCATTGCCGGCCTGCTCGAAGTGGAAGCAGCGGATGAGAGGACGCACTACGCGCAGATCAGGGAGTTTGGAGGAGGAGAAAAATGACCACACAGGCGATTGACCCCGCAGAAGTTCGCTTTTTCAGCGGCAGTTCCAACCCCCAACTGGCCGCCGACATCGCTCACTACCTGGGTGTGCCGCTGGAGAAAACGCTGATCACCCGCTTCAGCAACGATAACCTGTACATCCAACTCGGCGCCAGCGTGCGCTCCCGCAAGGTGTTCATCGTCCAGTCGCTCTCCCCGCCGGTGAACGACCACCTGATGGAACTGCTCATGATGTTGGATATCGCGCGCGGAGCAGCAGCCACGGAGATCCACGCCATCATACCTTATTACTCCTTCGCCCGTTCGGACAAGAAGGACGCCCCTCGCATCTGCATCACCGCCCGGCTCATCGCCGATCTACTACAAACGTCCGGGGCCACCCACGTGATGACGATGATGCTCCACTCGCCGCAGGTGCACGGCTTCTTCAGCGTGCCCACCGACCCCCTCAGCAGCCGTCCCATTTTCATGCGCTATTTTCAGGAGCGCGATCTGTCGGGCACCATCGTGGTTACGCCGGATGTCGGGCAGGCCAGGTCGGCGGCTCGCTTCGCCGGGAACCTGGGCCTGCCAGTCACCACAGGCAACAAGGAGCGGGTCTCGGACACAGAGGTGCGCATTAGTGGCATCGTCGGCCAGCAGGTGCGCGGCTACAAACGGGCGTTGATCTACGACGACGAGATCGCCACCGGCAGTTCCGTCCTCGAACTCAGCCGCCTCCTGATCGAGCAGGGCGTGCAGGAGATCTGGGTGATCTGCACCCACGGCGTCTTTGTCGGGGGCGGGCTGGAAAGGCTCGTCGCCGTCCCGCAGATCACGGAGATCGTAACCACCGATACGGTGTACATCCCCGCGGAGAAGCGCCATCCGAAATTGCACGTCCTTTCCGTGGCCCCTATTTTCGGCGAGGCGATTCGCCGCAACTACTTGCGACAGTCCATCGGGGACCTGTTTGTCTTCGGCGAAGAGGCACCGTAGGGGGAGAGATCTAATATGGAGGGCAGGAAACCAGCATCGGCAGAGGCAACTACGGAACTCTCCTACTTTGATATACAGGCGTACTGGGGCGTCACCAAACACATGGGCGGCCTGAGGGCCACCGATGCGCTCACCGAATTGTGCCACATAGACGAGGACAAATACGTCTTGGAGGTCGGCTGCGGGGTTGGACTCACGTCCTGCTATCTGGCCCAGAAGT
It encodes:
- a CDS encoding DinB family protein; this encodes MSTTAQSKKETIISELVEARKMILEAASSLPPEKRDEVFLGIWSVRDLLAHLAGWDFTNLQAAQEILAGRLPAFYARYDHDWQTYNAELVSMYKRDDFASLLALVKGSHRRLIEFLQTIPADEFERKRGLRWQGHEVTIAGLLEVEAADERTHYAQIREFGGGEK
- a CDS encoding ribose-phosphate pyrophosphokinase; amino-acid sequence: MTTQAIDPAEVRFFSGSSNPQLAADIAHYLGVPLEKTLITRFSNDNLYIQLGASVRSRKVFIVQSLSPPVNDHLMELLMMLDIARGAAATEIHAIIPYYSFARSDKKDAPRICITARLIADLLQTSGATHVMTMMLHSPQVHGFFSVPTDPLSSRPIFMRYFQERDLSGTIVVTPDVGQARSAARFAGNLGLPVTTGNKERVSDTEVRISGIVGQQVRGYKRALIYDDEIATGSSVLELSRLLIEQGVQEIWVICTHGVFVGGGLERLVAVPQITEIVTTDTVYIPAEKRHPKLHVLSVAPIFGEAIRRNYLRQSIGDLFVFGEEAP